One window of the Rhipicephalus microplus isolate Deutch F79 chromosome 2, USDA_Rmic, whole genome shotgun sequence genome contains the following:
- the LOC142796315 gene encoding uncharacterized protein LOC142796315, with product MSVFLILVFALADGKRVTLRFMAGNRENDPPPAQPPTPSPACDGDVDSDGALAAFPAAAASAEDVEELWSARKTRFFIAKYSEMKDLVGKTRALRTRRLLWKKLAEAINTEFLCNVTATQVENKWKSLDRAYKKSKKDNNSSGHHRVNCEYEEELAEVLEKEHSVNPRLLLEPGKTILPSASPDTSITEAPQDAAVPVECNTASKVRSSTTPKRKRQSRSQVTPLLEALEKMQASRAKQEEAAVKQLEERKKWEEAKAKRHDERMQRFDRLIDVLSNKDGL from the exons atgtcggtatttttaatcttggttttcgcccttgcagacggcaagcgcgttacgttgcggttcatggcagggaatcgtgaaaatgacccccctccggcacaaccgccgacgccttctcctgcctgcgacggcgacgttgacagcgatggggctttagccgcatttccagcagcagccgcgtcggctgaagatgtggaagagctttggagcgcccgaaaaacaaggttcttcatcgccaaatactcggaaatgaaggacttggtgggaaaaaccagggcacttcg cacaagaaggcttctgtggaagaagttggctgaggccatcaatacggagttcttgtgcaacgtgactgccacacaagtggaaaacaaatggaagtcgctggacagagcatataaaaagtcaaaaaaagacaacaattcttcaggtcaccaccgtgtgaactgtgaatatgaaga agagctggcagaagtcttggaaaaagaacatagtgtaaatccaaggctgctcttggagcctggaaaaacaatcctgcctagtgcaagtccaga caccagcatcactgaagcacctcaagatgcagcagtcccagtcgagtgcaacacagcatccaaagttcggagcagcacaacgccaaaaaggaagcgccagagtaggtcccaagtcacgccgctcttggaggcattagaaaaaatgcaagcttcgagagctaagcaagaggaggcagcagtgaaacaactggaggaaagaaaaaaatgggaagaggcaaaggcaaagcggcatgatgagcgcatgcagcgattcgatcggttgatcgacgtactctcaaataaggacgggttataa